Part of the Halostella litorea genome is shown below.
CCTTGCGGCAGACGCGCGCGAGGTACTCGGCCTCGGACCAGTCGTTCTCGACCGGGACGGTCGGGTAGAGCCAGCCGCTCTTGCCGCCGGCGTCGACGGCGACGCCGTGTGTGCCGAGTTCCATGTCCGCGACGGGGTCGTCCGTGAGGACGACGTTACAGACGGCACAGACCGAGACAGTGAGGTTCGACAGCTCGGCGGGCGTCACCTCGGAGCCACAGGAGTCGTCGCTGGCCGCGCGGATCGCCGAGTCGACGATGACGTGGCCGAGTTGGTCGTTGCCCTGATACCCGCCGGAGCAGCCCCGGAGACTCCCCCGCCCTCGCGTCGATTCGAGACGGACGAACGCGCCGGTACGGGCGTAGAACGCGTCGCGCATGCTTCCCGGCTGCTCGCGTTGACCGTTTCGAACGTACGACTCGACGGCTTCCCGCGCCAGTTCCACCGCTCGCGCGCCGTCTTCGTACGAGAGATCGACGCTCTGTACCTGAGACATACACCTTCCAAAGGGGTAGACGGCCTTCAACCCTTCCCTTCGAACGGTCGAAACTGGATTCGTTCCCGGGGAAGCGGCTCCGAAACGTTGGTATTCGGCCTCGGACTGGTACGTACCTCGCAAGCACCGCGCCGGCGGCCGAAAGGCGACGTTACCCGGCGTAAGACGGTCTTACCGGCGCGGCATGTGGCGATCCGACCGAACGACTTAACCGCGCGAACGGAGTACGATCGGCCGGTAGAGAGAGCCTGACTGCCGCGGCGCGCGGCCCGGCGACGGGCCGCGCGTGCCACGCGGGGCGGTCCCCCCGGGACGCCCCGCGACCGCGAGGAAAGTCCCCCCACCGCCGGGCGGGCGACCGGGCGCAAGTCCGGAGCGGGAGACCGCTGGCTCTGGAACAGAAACGACACGTCTCCGTCCGACCGATGAGGCGCGCGAACCCGACCGCGAGGGAGGGGAGCTGACCCGCCGAGGGACGCGCGGTCACTCCGTGACCACGCCGACGACGGAGGAGCGGTGGAACGGCGAAACCTCGCCGGTGCAAGTCCGCGCGACAGGTAGCCCGGCGAACCCTTCGGGGTGGCGCGGACGCTCAGCCGAATGTCGGGCCGAACAGAAGGGGGCTTACTCCTCTCTGCCAGCTACACGCGTCCAGCGGCTGCGCCGGCCGCCGCGAGGCCGAACGAACGACCCCCTTGACGTCGTACGTCGGACGTGTCGACCGCTCGCTCCGTGGCGGGGCTCGTCCGGGAACGGAACCTCACCTTCCTCGCGGCGAGCATCGCCTACTACGCGTTCGTCTCGCTGATCCCGCTCATGCTGCTCGCGCTCGTCGTCGCCTCGGCCGTCGGCGGGCAGGCCTTCGCCGACCGCGTCGTCTCGCTGGCCGGCCAGTACCTGTCCGGGTCCGGGCAGCAGGTCGTGACCGAGGCGCTGACCAACGCCGAGGGCCGGGTCGGCGCGTCGGTCGTGAGCCTCGTCGCGCTGACCTGGAGCGGCCTGAAGCTGTTCCGGGGACTCGACATCGCGTTCGACGAGGTGTACGGCGACGAGCAGCAGCCGGGGCTGGCCGAACAGGTCCGCGACGCGCTCGTCGTCGTCGTCGCCGTCGGCGCGGCCGCGACGCTGGTGGTCGCCGTCGCGCTGGCGCTCAGGGTGATCGACCTCCGGATCCCGTACGTCAACGTGCTGGGGACGCTCGCGCTGGTCGCCGTCCTCGCGCTGGCCTTCCTGCCGCTGTACTACGTGCTCCCGCCGGACGAGGTGACGGTCCGGGAGGTGCTGCCGGGGACGGTGGTCGCCGCCGTCGGCTGGGTGCTCCTCCAGCTCGGGTTCCGCCTGTACGCCGCCAACGCCGGGACGTACGAGGCCTACGGCTACATCGGCGGCGTGTTGCTGTTCGTCACGTGGCTGTACTTCGCGAGCATCGTCGTCCTGCTCGGCGCGGCGGTAAACGCCGTCAGACAGCCCGGACGGCCCGGCTGACCCGCGGCCGGCGGCTCACTCGAACCCGACCGCCTCGACGTCCGCCCGGGCGCGGGCCGCCGCCTCGTCGATGTCGAACTCGCGGACGATCTCGCCGTCGCGGACGAGCGGCTCCAGCAGCGGTTCGGCGTCGGCGGGCGCGTCCGCCGCCGCCAGGCCGACGTGGTGGCGGCCGTCGGGCGTGCGGTACACCTGCTTCGTCCCGGAGAGCTTCCCGCGCTTGGCGACCGGCTCGCCGTCGACGGCCACGATGTCCAGCCCGAAGTCGAACGGGTCGGCGTCGGTCACGTAGCCGCCGATCCCGAAGCCGTCGGCCACGTCGCGGAGGTTCCGCAGGGACTCGGGCGTCAGCCCGCCCGACAGGAAGATCCCCACGTCCTCGTGGCCGCGGGCGTCCAGCTCCCAGCGCACCTCCCGGACGATGTGCCGGAAGTCGCCGCGCCGCGAGCCGGTGGTGTCGAGGCGGACGCTGTCCAGGGCGTCGCCGAGCGTCTCGGCCGCGCGGATCGTCTCGTCCTTCTCGTCGGTGAACGTGTCACAGAGCGCGACGCGGGGCACGTCCTCGCCGACGGCCTCGTCGAACGCCGCCCACGCGGCCTCCTGATTGCCCCGGCCGAAGCAGATCATCAGCGCGTGGGGCATCGTGCCGCCGGCCTCCCGGCCCAGCACCTCCCCGGCGGCGACGTGGGAGAACCCGTCGAGCCCGGCGACCAGGCCGGCGCGCTCGACGACCGGCGTGATCGCCGGGTGGACGTGGCGCGCGCCGAAGGAGAGCACGAGCGACTCGGGGGCCGCCTTGCGCGCCCGGAGCGCGTTCGTGGTGAAGGCGCTGGCCCCCGAGAGGAAGCCAAGCAGCGACGTCTCGAAGCGGGCGAACTCCAGGTACGGCCCCTCGATACGGAGGACCGGCCCGCCGTCGAACAGCCGCCCCTCGCGGAGCGCGTCCACGTCGACGTCGCGACCCTCGAACAGCTGTGCGGCGTCCTCGACGCCCGCGAACGCCTGGAACTCGCCGGTCGGGAACTGGTCGCAGGTCACCTCCGCCACGACGCGGGGGTTCCTGCCGGCGTGTTCGAGCGTCCGCTCGGTGCGCTCGAAGTAGGCGTCCGTCGCGGTCCCGTCGAGGATCGCGTCGGCCGACACCGTGTCGAAGGGGTTCGTCATACCGGCACGTTCCCGGCGCTCGCGAAAAAGCTATCCGGTCCGACCCGCGTCCCCGGCGGGACGGCTCGCGCCGACCCGTCTAGCCGGCCCGTTCCGCGTGGACCGCCGGGAGGTCGTCGACCGTCGGCGCGTTCACCACGCGGACGGTCCGGCCCTCGCGGACCACCCGGAACGCGTCGCCGAACGCGTCGTCTTCCGGGACGCGGTAGACGCCGTCGCCGACCGCCGTCGCGTCGCGCTCGCCGAGCAGGTCGCGGTACGCCCCGGCGAACTCGCGGGCGTCGGCGACGGTGTCCCACTCGCTCTCGAACACGTAGCCGAACTCGCCGCCCGAGCGGTACGGGACCACCGTATCGCCCGCCCAGCCGTCCGTGATCGGGTGCGAGTAGTTGTACCGCCGGGCGTCGCTCGTCAGGTGGTCCTCGGGGATCACGCCGTTGTGCCGGAACGTCGCGTACAGCGTCGCCTCGCCTAGCGTCTCCGTCCCGCCGAACCGCTCCCAGCCGTCGGCCGAGCGGTCGGGCACCGTCACGTCGACCGGCTTCTCGTCCGGGTAGCGCTCGGGGTGGATAACCTGCTCCGTGCTCGCGGGCATGTCGTCGTACGCGCCGTCGACGGCGTCCCAGCCGCCGCGCTCGCGCAGGTCGGAAACGAGTTCCGGCCCGTCGGAGTACGGGAGGAACGTGGCGACGAACAGCCCGCGGTTGTACGACCGCGAGGACGACCCCCGCTGGGCCCGCTCGATGCAGTCCCACTCGCTCCCGCAACGCTCCTCGTAGCGGTCCATCACGTAGTTCGCGTCGCCCTCGACCAGCGCCGTGGCGGCGCGCCGCCCGTCGACCGACGACGCCGACCCGCCCAGCCGGAGGTGCTGGGCCTGGAGCGCGTGGACCAGTTCGTGCACGAGCGTCTCCCGGGAGACGGCCGCCACGTCGGGGTCGTCCGCGACGACGACGATCCGGCCGCCCGAGTAGTAGCCCGCGACGGAGCCGCCGTACACCTCGCCGAACGCGGCCTGCGCGGTCGTGTCCTCGCCGACGAGCAGCGCCGCCTCCCACACCTGGTCGTCGTGGGCGGAGTACGACCGCCCCAGCCCGCCGCGCTCCCGGAACTCCGCGCGGGAGATCACCTCGACGGACACGTCGCCCTCGAACTCCAGCCCGCGGATCCGTTCGACGCGGGCCTTCGCGCGGGCGGTGACCGCCTCCAGTTCCCGCTCGTCGAGGCCGTCGCTCGCGTCGACGTCGACGCCGTCGTCGTACCAGCGGCCGTCCTCCCAGCCGAGGGGGTCCTCGTCGTGGCCCGCCGGCGTGTCCCGCCCGCCGGGCAGAGCACAGCCGGCGGTCACGAGCAGGCAGGCGACGACGAGGACGCGGACGCGCATCGTCGGAAGAAAGGGGGCGGGGAGGATAACCGTTGGCCTACGCGTGCCGCCGGGCCAGCAGCAGGGCGGCGAGCAGGCCGGCGACGGCCGCGCCGACGCCGAAGCCGGGCTGACCGCCGGAGTCGGGGCCGCTATCCGAACCTGAGTCGTCGCTCTCGGAGTCGTTATCCGAGTCGGAGTCACTGTCGTCTGAATCAGAATCATCGCTATCGGAGTCACTATCCGAGTCGCCGCTCCCGGATTCGGTGTCCGAGCCGGAATCGTTGCCGTCTTCCTCGTCGCCCGTGTCGTACCCGGTCACGTCGGGGGCGTCGGCGTGGACCGCGTCTAGCTGGTCCAGCGTCGGCGCGTTCACGATGGTGACGGTGTCGCCGTCCTGCAGGACCGCGAACGCGTCGCCGAAGGCCGCCTCGTCGGGGATCCGGTAGACGCCGTCGTACCCCTCGACCGCCTCGGCGTCGCGGTACTCCAGCACCTGCCGGTAGCCCTCGACGAACTCCGTGGCTTCCGCCTCGGAGTCCCACGTCGTGTTCCAGACGTACGCCGTCTCGTTCTCGGCGGCGTCGTCGCTGACGAACGGGACGAGTTTGTCGCCGTCCCAGCCGTCGCTGTAGGGGTGGGAGTAGTTGTACGGGTCGAGCGTGTTCGGCTGGCCGTCGCTCCCGCGGTTGATGAAGTTCTGGACCTGAACGATCTGGGTCGCCCCGTTGCTGTCGTAGGTCGGGTACAGCATCATCGAGAAGATGCCGGCCTCGCCGAAGCTAGCGTAGTCGATGCCGTTCTCGATCGCCAGGCGCTCCCACTCGTCGCTCGGCGGGTCGGCGACGGAGACGTTCGTCGGCGCGTCCTCGCGGTACTTCTCGGGGTGGATCACCTGCTCGGTGCTCGCGGGCGGGTCGCCGTAGACGGCGTTGACGCCGTCCCAGCCCTCGCTCTCGTAGATCCCCTCGACGAACGACGGGCCGTCGCTGTACGGCTGGAAGATGGTGAGGTAGATGCCGAGGTGGACGTCGCCGGCGCTGCTCTGGCCGCCGCTCGGCATCAGGCAGTCCCACTCGGACTCACAGCGCTGTTCGTACAGGTAGTCGACGTAGTTCCCGTCGCCCTCGATGATCCCGTCGCGGGCGTTGTGGAGTTCCCGCGTCGACTGGTTGTAGCCGGAGATGTTGAACTGCTGGTCCTGGAGGGCGTGGAACAGCTCCTGCGAGAGGGTGATCTCGTCCATCTCGGGGGAAGTCGTGTTCTCCGAGACGACCACGATCCGCCCCTCGGAAGGGCTGTAGTAGCCGCCGACGCTGGAGCCGTACAGGCTCTCCTGGGCGGCCACCGCGTCCGTGTCCTCGCCGACCATCAGCGTGCCCTCCCACTTCACGTTCTCGTGGCGGGCCTGTGCGTCGGTGAGGTTGGTGAACTGTCCCGCGTTCTCCTCGCGGTACTGGTCGCGGGAGATCACGTCGACCGGGACCGTCCGCTCGAACTCCAGCCCGCGTACCCGCTCGACGCGGGCCATCCCGCGGGCGACGACGGCGTCGAGTTCGGTGTCGTTCAGGCCGTCGCTCCGGACCACGTCGACGCTCTCGTTGTACCAGTGGCCGTTCTCCCAGCCGATCACGTCTTCGTCGGGGTCGGCCGGTGCGGTGTCGTTTGCCTCCTGTGCGGCCGTTGCCTGCGTGGCGGCCGGCCGGTCCGGGGCGGTTCGCTCGACGGTCGGCCGGTCCGACGCGTCGGCCGCCGCCGCAGCGGGCACCACCGCGGAGAGGGCGACCATCGCAACGATCAGGGCTGTGGGTATCGCTCGCATACGATAGTCGACGGTTGGTGCGGGAGTGTAAAAAAGATCGGAAAGCCGACCCGACCCGGGGGCGGCCCAAACGGTTTTCCACCCGAACGCGTACGGTCGGCCATGCGACTCGATCCCGACTCCACCGCGGTCGTGGTCGTGGACATGCAGAACGGCTTCGCCCACCCCGACGGGAGCCTGTACGCCCCCGCCAGCGAGGACGTCATCGACCCGATCGACGACCTGCTCGGGCGCGCCCGCGACGCCGGGGCGTCCGTCGTGTTCACCCGCGACGTCCACCCCCCGGAGCAGTTCGAGGACGCCCACTACTACGACGAGTTCGACCGCTGGGGCGAGCACGTCGTGGAGGGGTCCTGGGAGGCCGAGATCGTCGAGGGCCTGCACGTCGCCGAGGACGACCACGTCGTCACGAAACACACGTACGACGCGTTCTACCGGACGGACCTGGAGGGCCACCTCGACAGCCACGGCGTCGACGACCTCGTGATCTGCGGGACGCTGGCGAACGTCTGCGTCCTCCACACCGCCGGCAGCGCCGGCCTCCGGGACTACCGGCCGGTACTGGTCGAGGACGCCGTCGGCTTCATCGAGGAGGACCACCGCGAGTACGCCCTGGACCACGCCGAGTGGCTGTTCGGCGAGGTCGAACCGCTCGACGCGGTCGCGTTCGACTAGTCGCGAACGGCGACGCTGACGCAGTCCCCGACCGACAGATCCGCGTCGGGACAGACGATCTTCGCGCCCGCGCGGTCCCGCCCGAGGAACAGCGAGAGCCCGATAACCCGGTCGCCGTTCGCCGTCACCGCCACGTCGTCCCAGGCGACCGTCCGCCCGTCCGCGACGCCGACCCGCGTGCCAAGCAGCGACACTGGCCCGTCCGAGCGGTCCCCGAGCAGCCCGCCGCCGGCGTAGTGCGGGAGGCCGCCGTCAAGGACGCCGCCGCCGGCGCGGATCCCCGCGTAGTACGCGCCGGGGGCGGGATGGGCGGGCGAGTCGAGGACGGCGTACGTCTCCCCCGTCTCGACGACGATTCCGGTCCCGTCCCACGCCAGCGGTCGCACGTCCGCGGCGACGTCGAGCGAGAGCGACCCCGACGCCCGGTACGGGTTCGCGTCGGGGTCGCGGAAGCCCACGTGGAGGTGGTTGTCGACCCACGGCGCGAAAAAGCCCGACCGGACCATCTCACCGAGCGACTCGCCCACGGCGACACGGTCGCCCGCCTCGACGGCCGGGTCGACGTGGAGGACGCGGGCGACGGGGCCGTCGCCGTCCGGGCGCTCGACGGGCGAAGCGGCCTCGTCGACGGCGATCAGGATCAGGTGGTCGTGCTCGACGGCGTACGGCTTCCCCGGCGCGGTCACCGTCCGGGTGTCGACCACCTCGCCGGCGACCGGGCTCGGCGCGTCGTTCGTCGCCGGGTAGAGGTCGACTGCGCGGCCGCGGTCGTGGGCCGCGTACGGGGAGTTGTACAGCGAGAACCGGGGGTACGGTGAGTCGAGTGGCACCGACAGCGTGACGGCCATCGTCCGCCGTTGGGACCGAGGCGTTTTGTCGTCTCGGGTTCAGGGGCCGGTATGCGCGTACTCCGGGGCCGCGCGGCGACGGTCGACGCCGACCGCGACGCGACGGCGCGGATGCTGTCGACGACTGGCGAGGATGGCGAGCCCGCCCTGCGTGTCTGGACGCCGCACCGCCAGGTGGCGTTCGGCCGGCGCGACGCCCGCGCGGACGGCTACGACGCCGCGCGGGCCGCGGCTGCGGATCGGGGGTTCCAGCCGGTCGAGCGCGACGTGGGGGGCCGCGCCGTCGCGTACGCGGGGTCGACGCTCGCCTTCGCGCTCGCCGAACCCGTCGCTGACCTCCGCGGGGGGATCGACGAACGCTACGAGCGCGCCACGGCGGCGGTCCAGCGGGCGCTCCGAAGCGTCGGCGTCGACGCCGAGCGCGGCGAACCGGCCGACGCGTTCTGTCCCGGCACGCACTCGCTCCGGAGCGACGGGAAACTCGTCGGCATCGCCCAGCGCGTCCGGCAGGACGCCGCGCTCGTCGCGGGCGTCGTGATCGTGACCGACCGCGAGGAACTGGCCACCGTGCTGACCGACGTGTACGGCGCGCTCGGCGTCCCGTTCGACCCGGATTCGGTCGGGAGCGTCGCCGCCGCGGGCGGCCCCGCGGAGCCGGAACCGGTTCGGGCAGCCATCGAGGGCGCGTTCGTCGGCGACCGCGACGCCGCCGTCGAGCGCGTGGACTGATCCGGGGGACTTACCGACACGCCCCGCGGAGTGGGCCGTATGATCATCGGGTCGGCGACCCTGCCGGACGGGCGGGAACGCGACGTGCGCATCGAGGACGGGACCATCGCCGCGGTCGAGACGGGGCTGGGCGAACCCGACGTTGACGCGACCGGAAAGCGGCTGTTCCCCGGCGCGGTCGACGCCCACGTCCACTTCCGGGAGCCGGGGTTCCCGCACAAGGAGACGTGGACGACCGGGAGCAAAAGCGCCGCAGCAGGCGGGGTGACGACCGTCGTCGACCAGCCCAACACCGACCCGGCGACGGTGACCGGGGCGGCGTTCGACGAGAAGGCGGCGCTCGCCCGCGAATCCCACGTGGACTACGGGATCAACGGCGGCGTGTCGCCGGATTGGGACCCCGACTCGCTGTTCGAGCGGCCGCTGTTCGCGCTCGGCGAGGTGTTCCTCGCGGACTCGACCGGCGACATGGGGATCGACGCCGACCGGTTCGCCGACGCCGTCGCGCGGGCGAGCGAGGCCGACGTGCCGGTGACGGTCCACGCGGAGGACGCCGAACTGTTCGACGCGGGCGCGCTGGAGCGGGCCGGCGACGGCACCGGCCGCGACGCGGACGCCGACGCGTGGTCGGCCTACCGGACCGCCGCGGCCGAGGCCGCCGCCGTCGAGCGCGCCGTCGAGGTCGGGGCGGACGCCGACGCCGACCTGCACATCGCTCACACCAGCACGCCAGCGGGGATCGACGCCGCCAGCGAGGCCGGCGCGACCTGCGAGGTGACGCCGCACCACCTCTTCCTCTCGCGGGACGACCTCGACGGCCTCGGGACGTTCGGCCGGATGAACCCGCCGCTCCGGAGCGAGGACCGGCGCGAGGCGGTGTACGAGCGCGTCGCCGACGGCACCGTCGACGTGGTCGCCACCGACCACGCGCCCCACACCCGCGCGGAGAAGGACGCGGGGATCCGTGACGCGCCCAGCGGCGTCCCCGGCGTGGAGACGATGCTCCCGCTGCTGCTCGAAGAGGCCCGGCAGGGCCGGCTCTCCTACGAGCGCGTGCGGGACCTCGTGGCGGCCAACCCGGCCGCGATCTTCGGCCTGCCGAACAAGGGTCGGATCGAAGCCGGGCGGGACGCCGACCTGGTCCTGTTCGACCCCGATGACGCCCGGCCGGTCCGCGGCGAGGAGTTGCACTCGAAGTGCGGGTGGACGCCGTTCGAGGGACGGACGGCCGTGTTCCCGGAGCTAACCCTGCTCCGCGGCGAGGTCGTGTACGACGCCCGCGAGGGCGAGCGGTTCGGGGACGCCGACGGGGAGAACGTGCGCGGCTAGCGGGCAGGCGACACTGGGGGACCCGCGGCGGCGTGTCGCGCTATCGCGGAGCGCCGCGGGGCGGCGGTCAGGTCACGCCGCCCGTTGGCCGCGGCTTCGCGGAAAAAGGTGTGGCGTAGCGGGCGGACCCGCTACAGCCCGACGGTCGCGAGCGACGCCGCGACCATCACGCCGAGGCCGAACCCGGCGATCCGGCCCATCGCGCGCCGGGAGTCCGACTCGGTCCAGTTCGACCCGGTGTCGAGGTAGCGCTGCATGTTCTCGAAGCCGCGGCCGGCCATCACCGACCCCGACCAGCCGAGCAGGCCGAGGCCGAAGGCGAGCGCGCCGAGGGCAAACACCTGCTCGGTGGCCGTCCGGAGATCGGCCCGGACGACGAACGCCGCGACGCCGGCGACGCCGACCCCACCGCCGGCGGCGGCAGCGAGGAGGAACCGGCGGGCGGCGGCGGCGAGCCACGCGGGGGCCACGGTCAGTCGACCGCTTCCCGCATCCGCGGGTCCAGGGCGTCGCGCATCCCGTCACCCAGCAGGTTGAACCCGAGGACGGTGACGGCCAGGAACAGACCGGGGAAGAACGACCACCACCACACCCCGGCCAGCAGGCCGTTGCGGACGCCGTTGGACAGCATCAGGCCCCACGACGGCGTGCCGGCCTGCGCGCCGAAGCCCAGGAACGAGAGGGCCGCCAGGTCGATGATCGCCAGGCCGAAGTTGAGCGTGCTCTGGACGGTGATCGGCGCGAGCGAGTTCGGCAGGACGTGGCGGACGATCACCCGGGAGTCCCGCGCGCCGAGCGCGACGGAAGCGTCGATGTACTCGTCCTCAAGCACTTTCAGCGCCGCGCCGCGGACGACGCGGGCGAACCGCGGCGTGTACACCAGCGTCAGCGCGAAGACGGCCTTCCAGAGGCCGACGCCGAAGATGGCGACGAGCGCCAGCGCCAGCAGCAGCGACGGGAACGACAGCAGCACGTCCATCGTCCGCATGATCACGTTGTCGACCCAGCCGCCGTAGTAGGCGGCGACGATGCCGAGCCCGACGCCGAGCGTCGTCGACGCCGCGACCGTGACGGTGCCGTACTTCAGCGCCAGCCACGCCCCGTACTGGGTGCGCAGGAACACGTCCCGCGCCTGGATGTCGGTCCCGAACGGGTGAGCACACGAGCCCGCGTTGCCGAGCGCGCCCGTGAGCGTGCGCTGGCCGCAGGGGCCGGCGAGCTGCGGGTTCGAGCTCAGCGCCGTGTCGCTTATCGCCTCCACGTCGAGGAAGATCCGCGAGTAGAGGGCGGTAAGGACCATCGCCAGGATGATGAGGAGGCCGAAGACGGCCAGGCGGTTCGACAGGAGTTCGGAGAGGAACGGCGAGGCCCGCAGCCTGTCTATCAGGCCGCGGCTCGCTCGCTCCTCGGCGGCGGTGTCGGTGTCCGTGCTCATTGTTCGATCCTCGGATCGAGATACGAGTAGGTCAGGTCGACGACGAGGTTCACCAGCGTGAAGACGAACGCGAACACGAGGACGGTGCCCTGGACGAGCGGGTAGTCACCGTCCTGGATCGCGTCGACCAGCAGCTGGCCGATCCCGGGGATGGCAAACACCGTCTCGGTCAGCACCGCGCCGCCCAGCAGGCTGCCGAACTGGATCCCGATGACGGTCACGACCGGGATAAGCGCGTTCCTGAACCCGTGTTTCATCAGCGTGATCTTCGCGCCCTGCCCCTTCGCGCGTGCGGTCCGGATGTAGTCCTGCCGGATCACCTCCAGCATCGACGAGCGCATCATCCGGGAGATGAGCGCCATCGAGTAGACGCCGATGACCAGCGACGGGAGCAGCAGGTGGTGGACGGCCGAGACGAACGCGTCGACCCGGCCCAAAAGCAGGGTGTCGACGCTCAGGATCCCGGTCAGCTGGGGCACCGCGAACTCGGAGCCGATCCGCCGGCTCGTCGGGAACCACCCCAGTTCGACGGAGAAAAGCAGGATCAAAAGCGGCCCGCTCCAGAAGATCGGGACGCTGATACCCGCGAGCGCGCCGAACCGCGAGAAGTGGTCGGTGAGCGTGTCCTGCTTGACGGCGCTGATGATCCCGACGGGGATGCCGAACAGGATGCCGAATATCTGCCCGTAGACGGCCAGTTCGAGCGTGATCGGGAACTTCCAGCGAAGGACGCTCGTGACCGGCTGGCCCCGCCGGATGATGTAGGACTCGCCCAGGTCGAGGTGGAGCAGGTCCCAGAGGAACCGGCCGTACTGCACCCAGATCGGGTCGTTGAGGCCGAGCTGGCGCTCCACCTCGCGGACGGCGGCGCGGCTCGCGCGCTCGCCGGCGATCACCCGCGCGGGGTTGCCCGGCGAGAGCTGCAGTATCGAGAACACCAGCGTCGCCACTCCCAGCAACACCGGGACGAGCAACAGCAGACGCTTCAGGACGTATCGCTTGCTAATCATCAGGTGAGCGAGGGGTTAGCTCAGTTCCACCTGATTGAGGAAAGGGCCGCCGATCAGTTCGACGACGTAGTTATCGACGTTGGAACCGCGCGCGCGGAGCTCCTCGGTGTGGACCAGCGGCACCCACGGACACTCCTCGTGGAAGATCGCGCCGGCCTCCTGGTAGACGCTCTCGCGCTCGTCGTCGTCGTAGGTCGTCTGCCCGTCCTCGACGAGCCCCATGAACTCG
Proteins encoded:
- a CDS encoding cysteine hydrolase family protein, with the translated sequence MRLDPDSTAVVVVDMQNGFAHPDGSLYAPASEDVIDPIDDLLGRARDAGASVVFTRDVHPPEQFEDAHYYDEFDRWGEHVVEGSWEAEIVEGLHVAEDDHVVTKHTYDAFYRTDLEGHLDSHGVDDLVICGTLANVCVLHTAGSAGLRDYRPVLVEDAVGFIEEDHREYALDHAEWLFGEVEPLDAVAFD
- a CDS encoding dihydroorotase, coding for MIIGSATLPDGRERDVRIEDGTIAAVETGLGEPDVDATGKRLFPGAVDAHVHFREPGFPHKETWTTGSKSAAAGGVTTVVDQPNTDPATVTGAAFDEKAALARESHVDYGINGGVSPDWDPDSLFERPLFALGEVFLADSTGDMGIDADRFADAVARASEADVPVTVHAEDAELFDAGALERAGDGTGRDADADAWSAYRTAAAEAAAVERAVEVGADADADLHIAHTSTPAGIDAASEAGATCEVTPHHLFLSRDDLDGLGTFGRMNPPLRSEDRREAVYERVADGTVDVVATDHAPHTRAEKDAGIRDAPSGVPGVETMLPLLLEEARQGRLSYERVRDLVAANPAAIFGLPNKGRIEAGRDADLVLFDPDDARPVRGEELHSKCGWTPFEGRTAVFPELTLLRGEVVYDAREGERFGDADGENVRG
- a CDS encoding nicotinate phosphoribosyltransferase → MTNPFDTVSADAILDGTATDAYFERTERTLEHAGRNPRVVAEVTCDQFPTGEFQAFAGVEDAAQLFEGRDVDVDALREGRLFDGGPVLRIEGPYLEFARFETSLLGFLSGASAFTTNALRARKAAPESLVLSFGARHVHPAITPVVERAGLVAGLDGFSHVAAGEVLGREAGGTMPHALMICFGRGNQEAAWAAFDEAVGEDVPRVALCDTFTDEKDETIRAAETLGDALDSVRLDTTGSRRGDFRHIVREVRWELDARGHEDVGIFLSGGLTPESLRNLRDVADGFGIGGYVTDADPFDFGLDIVAVDGEPVAKRGKLSGTKQVYRTPDGRHHVGLAAADAPADAEPLLEPLVRDGEIVREFDIDEAAARARADVEAVGFE
- a CDS encoding Hvo_1808 family surface protein — encoded protein: MRVRVLVVACLLVTAGCALPGGRDTPAGHDEDPLGWEDGRWYDDGVDVDASDGLDERELEAVTARAKARVERIRGLEFEGDVSVEVISRAEFRERGGLGRSYSAHDDQVWEAALLVGEDTTAQAAFGEVYGGSVAGYYSGGRIVVVADDPDVAAVSRETLVHELVHALQAQHLRLGGSASSVDGRRAATALVEGDANYVMDRYEERCGSEWDCIERAQRGSSSRSYNRGLFVATFLPYSDGPELVSDLRERGGWDAVDGAYDDMPASTEQVIHPERYPDEKPVDVTVPDRSADGWERFGGTETLGEATLYATFRHNGVIPEDHLTSDARRYNYSHPITDGWAGDTVVPYRSGGEFGYVFESEWDTVADAREFAGAYRDLLGERDATAVGDGVYRVPEDDAFGDAFRVVREGRTVRVVNAPTVDDLPAVHAERAG
- a CDS encoding lipoate--protein ligase family protein, translating into MRVLRGRAATVDADRDATARMLSTTGEDGEPALRVWTPHRQVAFGRRDARADGYDAARAAAADRGFQPVERDVGGRAVAYAGSTLAFALAEPVADLRGGIDERYERATAAVQRALRSVGVDAERGEPADAFCPGTHSLRSDGKLVGIAQRVRQDAALVAGVVIVTDREELATVLTDVYGALGVPFDPDSVGSVAAAGGPAEPEPVRAAIEGAFVGDRDAAVERVD
- a CDS encoding Hvo_1808 family surface protein; translation: MRAIPTALIVAMVALSAVVPAAAAADASDRPTVERTAPDRPAATQATAAQEANDTAPADPDEDVIGWENGHWYNESVDVVRSDGLNDTELDAVVARGMARVERVRGLEFERTVPVDVISRDQYREENAGQFTNLTDAQARHENVKWEGTLMVGEDTDAVAAQESLYGSSVGGYYSPSEGRIVVVSENTTSPEMDEITLSQELFHALQDQQFNISGYNQSTRELHNARDGIIEGDGNYVDYLYEQRCESEWDCLMPSGGQSSAGDVHLGIYLTIFQPYSDGPSFVEGIYESEGWDGVNAVYGDPPASTEQVIHPEKYREDAPTNVSVADPPSDEWERLAIENGIDYASFGEAGIFSMMLYPTYDSNGATQIVQVQNFINRGSDGQPNTLDPYNYSHPYSDGWDGDKLVPFVSDDAAENETAYVWNTTWDSEAEATEFVEGYRQVLEYRDAEAVEGYDGVYRIPDEAAFGDAFAVLQDGDTVTIVNAPTLDQLDAVHADAPDVTGYDTGDEEDGNDSGSDTESGSGDSDSDSDSDDSDSDDSDSDSDNDSESDDSGSDSGPDSGGQPGFGVGAAVAGLLAALLLARRHA
- a CDS encoding TIGR00296 family protein, translating into MSQVQSVDLSYEDGARAVELAREAVESYVRNGQREQPGSMRDAFYARTGAFVRLESTRGRGSLRGCSGGYQGNDQLGHVIVDSAIRAASDDSCGSEVTPAELSNLTVSVCAVCNVVLTDDPVADMELGTHGVAVDAGGKSGWLYPTVPVENDWSEAEYLARVCRKAGLPPNAWQDDDVMVNLFEGQIFREREPEGSTEEL
- a CDS encoding YihY/virulence factor BrkB family protein, with the protein product MSTARSVAGLVRERNLTFLAASIAYYAFVSLIPLMLLALVVASAVGGQAFADRVVSLAGQYLSGSGQQVVTEALTNAEGRVGASVVSLVALTWSGLKLFRGLDIAFDEVYGDEQQPGLAEQVRDALVVVVAVGAAATLVVAVALALRVIDLRIPYVNVLGTLALVAVLALAFLPLYYVLPPDEVTVREVLPGTVVAAVGWVLLQLGFRLYAANAGTYEAYGYIGGVLLFVTWLYFASIVVLLGAAVNAVRQPGRPG
- a CDS encoding DUF7268 family protein yields the protein MAPAWLAAAARRFLLAAAAGGGVGVAGVAAFVVRADLRTATEQVFALGALAFGLGLLGWSGSVMAGRGFENMQRYLDTGSNWTESDSRRAMGRIAGFGLGVMVAASLATVGL